The genomic window TAAAATCCGCTGTCGCATAACCTGTGGTCGTAAGGATGGAAATTACCTGGAAACTGCTGTACCTGAAAGCATCAGAAAGTGAATAGACCCGGGTGCTGAAGAGCATATAGGCAAGAACGAGGGTCGCTATTGCAATTATAGCGAAATAGAATTTGAATTCCTGGTCTTTTATCAGGCTCGTCCTATCAGAAAATATCGTTTTGTAATGAAGGGCAAAGTTTGCTCCTCCAAGGAACATGAAAACTATAAAAATACCCTCTACCAGAGGGTCATTAAAAGCTGCTATGCTGTCTGAATAAGGGGAAAAGCCAGAACATGAGATGGATGTGAACGTGTGGGTGATAGAATCATAAAAGGACAATCCTGCAAGGTCCAGAACGATCACTTCTGCAACTGACAGAGCAATGTAAACAAGCCACAATATCTTGGCAGTTTCCCTGATCCTCGGTCGCAGTTGTTCTTCGTGAAGACCTGGAACCTCCGCACGGAACATCTGCCGTCCTGCAATACCGAGCTTTGGCAGAATAGCAATGAACAACATGATAATTCCCATACCACCAAGCCACTGTGTCATGCCTCTCCAGAAGAGCAGGCTTTTGCTATGGCTCTCAATATCGACAAGTGCAGTCGCTCCGGTAGCAGTGACACCGGACATGGATTCAAATAAGGCATTGACCGGAGGTACACCCTCGAGCATGTAAGGAAGAGAATAGACCACTGCTGCAATAAGCCAGCCTGATGCTACAATGAAAAAGCCTTCCTTCATATTCCATTCTTCTTCCACTTTTGTGAAGAACAATGAAAAAACAAAAGCAATAAGCATCGTGATTATCAAAGGTAAGCCAAAAGTTAAAAGCGGTTCATCATAATAAAGAGCCACAAACAATGGAATGAACATAAATATGGCAAGCAGCCAGAGAATAGAACCCAGTACACCCAGAACTACATTATATCTCAAGCCGATCCCACCACATTATATTATCATATTAACATCTTCGTTTTTGCCATATGAAGGACATATGGATATTCGATCTATTTACAAAACCTCGGGAAAGTTATTCTCTATTTTGTAAAACATTCTTCATGTAGATATCTATCCAATTTATTTAGGTGTTCTGCGCAGGTTCTTTAGAGGAATAGCATATGAGATTTTGAACTCAGTTAATCAGGGGATAAAGGTGCATGGCAATAGCCCAATTATTATTGAATAAATAATGGACACATACAAAAGTATCATTTTTCCCCAACAACCTGATGTTCAATATCTGAATAGATCTTGATAAATTCGGCCATTAGTGTTACTATAATAGAAGAATAATACAACCACAAAAAGATTGCAAGAAAAGCCCCAATTTGTGTATAGACCGTTGTTAAATTGCTGTATGAAAGATATAAGCTAAAAAGATATTTGCCAATGGTAATGAAAAAAACTGTAAGAAATGAACCTATGGCAATATACTTGATGTCGATCTTCTTTTCAGGAAGTGTTTTGTAAAGATAGATAAAAAGGATTGTAAGTACGAACACGTTTGCGAGAGAAGAAGCATATTGGATAATATCCAGAGAAAATGGAATAATGGTCGTAAGTATTTTTGATATCACTACTAAAAATATCTCAGCAAGAATGCTCATGATCAGTAACAAGCTAAATATAAAAACCGCAACAAATGAAGAAATACGTTTTTTAAAAATTCTTCGAACAAATCCTTTTTTATACTCTAAAACTCCCCACATCTTATTGATCGTTTTCTGGAAATGCAAAAAGATGTTGCCGGCACTCCAGAGGAAAAGTAAGAAACTGATCATCAATCCAAAGGTAAGGGAACTTGTTTCCGGTAATTGCTGGAAAAGCAGGTTCAATGAGTTTATGATCTCTTCATTTGCAAAAGGTGAAACATACTCGATGATTGTTTCCTGAAGTCTTTCCACTTTCAAAAACATTCCACCAATGGATAATGAGAACAAAAGCAAGGAAGGAAGACTGAGTATTAAATAAAATGTGAGAGCTGCACTGAAAGATATCCCGTCGTCAGCGTTCCACTTTTTAATAGTTTGTACAACTACACCCCTGAACTTTTCCATAAAAAGTAATTAACGTATAGCTACAATTAGTTTATGATAACAAATATCCAGAGATAGATGAATATAAAGGCCATGAAACTGACAAAAAGCAGTAGCACATCCAAGCACAATCAAAAGAACTATTCATGATGAATTTATAATTACTTCTAATGGACAAGCAACCGAAATCCAAAAAGCCTGAAGAATCCGATCCTGATCATCCTTATTCAATTCCCGGATGGGATGATATGCTTGAAGAAGCATTTTCTGCTTACAAAGGGACTTATATAGCCGGAAGAGTTGCAGCCCAGCACAAAACTGTCTGCGATATTTTAATTCCAGGTGCTATGGTTCAGGCAGCGATCTCAGGTGCAATGCGACGGATAGGTAAACAGCCAGTAGTCGGGGATTTTGTAGTCCTGCTGGACCAGGCTGAACTAAGCTCATACACCATCGTGGATATCCTGCCACGAAAGACCTGTCTTGCAAGGGGCTCCCCGGGGGATAGCAGTGAAGAACAAGTGATCGCTGCAAATATTAATACGATTTTTATTGTCACAGCAGTGGGAAAAGATCTCAATCTGCGAAGACTTGAAAGATATCTTACCATTGTTCATTCATCAGGTGCAAAGCCTGTTATTCTGGTAAACAAGATCGATCTTGCTGACGACCCGGAACAGGTGATAGAAGAAACAAAGGAAATTGCAGGTGATGTTCCAGTCATTGCCATAAGCGCTCTTTCAAAGGACGGACTGGAAGCACTCATTCCTTACATCAACACCGACGAAACGGTAGCACTCATCGGCTCTTCGGGAGTTGGGAAATCCACGCTTATCAATGCCTTTTTTGGAGAAGATCTTCAGAAAACCAACGATGTTCGCGAAGATGACGATAAAGGCAAGCACACGACCACAGTAAGGCAATTGTTCCTTCTTCCAAACGGTGGCATCTTCATTGACAACCCCGGTATCCGGGAGATACAGCTTGGGGATAGTTCAGAGGGCATCGATAGGACATTTTCAGATATTGCTGACCTATCTAATAGTTGCAGGTTCAAGGACTGCACACATCACAATGAACCTCATTGTGCTGTCCGGAATGCAGTTCAGAATGGTCTTATCACACAGGAAAGGTTTGACAGTTACCACAAACTGATGAATGAAGCTGCTTTCCAGTCAGAGAAAGCTGAGATTGGCCTGAAAAGGCTTGAGAAGAAAAAGTACAAGGGACTGTCACAAACTGCCAGAAAATACCGGGAGTATACCGGAAAATGAGCAGAAGATAATGAATAACACAATTGTTACAAAGCCGGAAGAAATACCGCTGGAGCCATGGGCAAATATCGGATTTGAGCAGCCGGACTTCGAAATAATAGAGATCTACCGGCTGGAGCAGCGCATAGGCAGCCTTCCACAGGTAGCACAAGATATCCGCAACCTGATCACCCGGCTGGAAATCTGCCATTTTAAATTTAAGCATCATGTCCTGTGAATAATAGAATCCATTGGAAGGATGGAGATTGACATTAATCCCGACTCAATTGGCAGTGCACACCCTAGATGTGGAGAAAATGCCTGGCTGCACGGTGAGATAAGCGAAACAAGTAGAATGCTTGGAGAGAGAACACTTCTAAAGGAATGGCTTGTCGCATGTCTGGCAAAGACGATGAAGGAACTCGCATGGTTTGAGGAAAACATGCTGGAGCTCAGTAGTTCCGGGGAACTTAGCAATTAATTAGAATTCAACATATTTGATTTTTAGACCTTCCTGCCAACAGCAAGAACGTAACCCACATGCTTCGAAGTAGATCTATTTCTCATCAGGATCCTTTTACCTTTACTGAGCTGTCTGAACCTATTCCTGATCGTCTTGCTTGATATGGTGTATCTGGCCATTCCTATCATCAGGCTCATGAACAAACGGGCAAATTCTCCAAAACCTCCTATTGTTCTTGTCACCAATTTGAATTCCTTCAAACTCACAGAGATCTTATTTTTGTGCACCTGAACATCGCTCAATCCTGCCTTTTCAAGCCATTGCTTCCACTCCTCAGGAGAAGGAAGTGAAAAAGGCAATTGTGTGATCTCACCAAAGATGTGTTCAGCCTCCAGGATCTCTTCTGCTATGGAGGGAGGGATATCCGCATCCATGTACATCTCATTGATCCCCACCATGCCTCCGGGCTTCAACACCCTTACGAATTCCCTGAATGCCCTGTTCGTATCCAGGAACTGAGCCACGAACTCGGTGATCACCACATCAAAGGTATCAGGCTCAAAGGGCAGGTCGTAGGCATCACCCATACGGAATTCCACCCTCTCACCAAGACCTAATGATTTTGCCCGCTCCTTTGCCTTCCTGATGGAAACCTCCGCAATATCGACACCAACAACAGAACAGCCAAACCTTTGAGCCACAAAACAAGCACTAAATCCTGTGCCACATCCGACCATCAACACCTTGCTGTCCTTGTTCACCTGGCACAGTTCAGCCAACCGTTCTGTCGATGTTAAGCCACCCACATGAAAATATGGCACCCCAAGGTAACTCATGAAATCATAGTAACCCAGATCTTCGATCTCTTTCATTGAAAGGTCGTTTTCTTGCATAATGGATCACTTCAACAGTTAAAATAAATATAGGTGTTTGTTATGTATTCAATGATCGATACTACAATATCATTGCTTTTGAATCATCATAGATTCAATCTAACTGATACTCTTTTGTTTCTTTACCCAGGAAATATCCCAGAACAGTCCTGATACCTACGACTGCACCTAAAAGTATAAGCTCTTCAGTTGTTGGAGCTAATACCGTCTCAAGAATATCGGCTGCTATGTAAAATTCGAGTCCGAATATTATTTTATTAGTTAGGTCTCTTCGGACTCCATTATATTCATATGGTTTCTTAAAGATCTCAAGCATGATCACTTTATAGATTGATCTCAAGCCACCATACGTTATTAAAATACTTCCTACGATCGTAAATAAGCTTGCGATTACCCTTAAGATAAACTCTACGATTGTATATGTATCCACATAATCCCTCTAATAAGAATTACTTTGAAACTAAATAAAGAGTGGTACGTATGCCTTTAATGAAGTGATTTAAATTAATAAAAAAAGGAGAAAACTTGCTTATTCTTAACGATCTGACCCAGCCTAATTGGCATAATAATTAGAGCTATCAAGATATCAAATAATTCCTCTAATTAATGAATGATATAAAAGCAACATATACCTAAAAATTGAATTAATGCAAAAAAGGCATTGGAAAAAGCAAGTAACAGCTTAAACCTGCTTCTTTTTTAACTGATCTATTCGATCATATATGTGATGGATCAGTTCTTCAAACTTATTGATCTCTAAGAGATAGTTCTCATACGTTTGGAGTTTTATTTTTTGCTCTTCAGTATTGACATGGTCTCTATACTCTTCTATAAGAGGAGTTATCTTTTCTTTTGCAATGTTTAATTCGGTTTCAAAACCATTCCTGATCTGTATAGCAAAGGCATCCAACAGATTCTTTTCCATATGAAGATATGTCTTGCGGGATCCGGGTTTATGTATCCGTTTTATACCCCAGAAATGTTCAATATTCTTTATCTTAAGGCTGATAGAAGCAAGGCTATATCCGGTCCTCTGTGCCAGTTCCTCCATACTTATTTCCTTGGATTCAAAATTAAGTATCGATAAGATCTGTGCAGTGGAATCATCAACTCCATAGCCTCTAAAGATCTCATGACCAATGTCAATTATCTTTTCTTCAATGTCAGTCATTTTTCTCACTTGTATATCCGATTATTTTCTATTAAATATTGGGAAATGCATGATCAAGCGGATACCAGTTTTAATCCACCAATTCCAACAGCAATTAGTCCGATAAAGAAGAGCCTGGTCACATTCATTGATTCATTGAAAAGGAATATTCCCAATACTGTTGTCCCGATGATCCCGATACCTGTCCAGACCGCATAGGCTGTTCCAACAGGCAATGTTCTCAAAGCTTTTTCCAATAGATACATACTTAAAATTAAAGTAACTACTGTAAATACGACTGGATAAAACTTTGTTAAACCATCACTATATTTTAATCCAACTGCCCATCCGGTTTCAAATATTCCTGCAATTAGTAAGTATATCCATTCCATAATTTCTACCTTTCATAGCATTTAATAAGTATTAAAAGCTATTGATGTTGAACTTTTATTTATGCATTTTGCCAGAGAACATCACTATAATCTTGGGACCTTCAAATAAGATAGTTACATCCTTGTAGTCTCATATTCTTACTGATGCCTGTATACTATCAAAAATAAAAAGTAACAGGTCAGAGAAGTTAAAGTAGAGCTAAGACAATGATGATCATCTTCTTCTCTTGACAACAAAGAGAGCCATAACGATAGCTAATATTTTCCTCAACAACATGCGTCCATAACCTGCACCTTCTGAAGTTGCCAGATAGAAAACCCATCCAATTAGAAGAAAAATAGCAAATGCAGAACATTTAATGATGAAAAAATTAAAAAAGAAAATATAAAATCGATAACAAAACAGAAATCTCTGGATTATCAAACTACTGGATTATATCCCATGTGCTCTGACACGAATTTCGCGACGTCACTTGATGCCATCACGGGAAAACTGTCAAAACGGCAGATGTCCAGCCAAGGGAACATACCCGCAGCATAAGCTTCAGAGTTCTCTACATCGTATAGAACAATATGCCGACAACTGGAAAGATCATCCCATTCACCGATGATCGTAATTCCTTCCGGATATTCCCAGTTTTCAAAACGTTCTCTCACTTCATTAATGTCCTTTGAGTCAAATGTGATTATGTCCATAAACAACATTTCTTTATACTCCCCTTTAATTCACTTACATTTCATCCATTCATTTAATTATAGCCGAAAGCCCCGGCTTACGGCTGATCAGGTAAGAGAATTTCATTTCATTTCTCCCAAACCCATAAAGAAGATTTACATTATCACATATATTCTTATTTATGTAAGCTTTCTATTAGCAAGCGTTAAAGTGAGAAGTAAGAACAAAAATATCAGGTCTATATTTCGAAGCTATCTGATATCTGCGAGAATCAGTGAAGTAAACCTATGCTCTTGCATTCATTATCTCAATTGAAATACGATATTTATGATCTGGTGATAAAAAAATCGTTAACATGTATGCTGAATGGAAGAAAAGAAGGTCCTCAAAGTATACGTTACATTAGATGAAGAAGCCCGCAAAACCAAACGAACGTTTTATATAAAATTCATTGTACTTAGTCAATATAGACCGCAAATTAATCTCTTAAATGCACTATATCTTGAACAAAAATCGTATTGGGAACTTAAATGACAGTCGATGAAAATGTAAAGACGATCCTTAAGGAACTTGGAAGAACAAAACTTGTCTCCGTCACAAAGACGATCGACCCTGACAGGATAAATGAATCCATCAAGGCCGGAGCCACCATCATAGGGGAGAACAGAGTTCAGGAATTCGAGGACAAATGTGATGAGATCCTGCCCTGTGAAAGGCACCTTATAGGACATTTACAGACAAACAAGGTTAAAAAAGCCGTTCAGCACTTTGATGTGATCCAGTCGGTTGACTCACTAAAGTTGATACAGGACATTGATAAGAAAGCCAAAGACATTGACAAGGTACAGAAAGTCTTCCTTCAGATAAATATTGGCAACGAGCCACAAAAATTCGGTTTTGGGTCAGATGAGATCGGTCAGGTGCTAACAGAAATCCATTCACTCAAAAATGTTGATGTGAAAGGACTAATGTGCATACCCCCTTACGTATCACCTGAGCAAACACGTTCATATTTCAAGAAAATGAAAGCGCTTTTTGATGAAATGAAACAGG from Methanococcoides methylutens includes these protein-coding regions:
- a CDS encoding TrkH family potassium uptake protein: MRYNVVLGVLGSILWLLAIFMFIPLFVALYYDEPLLTFGLPLIITMLIAFVFSLFFTKVEEEWNMKEGFFIVASGWLIAAVVYSLPYMLEGVPPVNALFESMSGVTATGATALVDIESHSKSLLFWRGMTQWLGGMGIIMLFIAILPKLGIAGRQMFRAEVPGLHEEQLRPRIRETAKILWLVYIALSVAEVIVLDLAGLSFYDSITHTFTSISCSGFSPYSDSIAAFNDPLVEGIFIVFMFLGGANFALHYKTIFSDRTSLIKDQEFKFYFAIIAIATLVLAYMLFSTRVYSLSDAFRYSSFQVISILTTTGYATADFNLWPDSSRFILFLLMFIGGCAGSTSGGVKVVRVLLLLKYAQNVLFKVLHPKAIRHVRFNGKTVPEDVIHSIVSFMVIYFMIFVASSTMLSLMGMDFVTSLSASIATLGNVGPGLGPVGPMASFDAIPDLGKLILTANMWIGRLEVFTVMVILTPAFWRK
- a CDS encoding YihY/virulence factor BrkB family protein; protein product: MEKFRGVVVQTIKKWNADDGISFSAALTFYLILSLPSLLLFSLSIGGMFLKVERLQETIIEYVSPFANEEIINSLNLLFQQLPETSSLTFGLMISFLLFLWSAGNIFLHFQKTINKMWGVLEYKKGFVRRIFKKRISSFVAVFIFSLLLIMSILAEIFLVVISKILTTIIPFSLDIIQYASSLANVFVLTILFIYLYKTLPEKKIDIKYIAIGSFLTVFFITIGKYLFSLYLSYSNLTTVYTQIGAFLAIFLWLYYSSIIVTLMAEFIKIYSDIEHQVVGEK
- the rsgA gene encoding ribosome small subunit-dependent GTPase A, whose product is MDKQPKSKKPEESDPDHPYSIPGWDDMLEEAFSAYKGTYIAGRVAAQHKTVCDILIPGAMVQAAISGAMRRIGKQPVVGDFVVLLDQAELSSYTIVDILPRKTCLARGSPGDSSEEQVIAANINTIFIVTAVGKDLNLRRLERYLTIVHSSGAKPVILVNKIDLADDPEQVIEETKEIAGDVPVIAISALSKDGLEALIPYINTDETVALIGSSGVGKSTLINAFFGEDLQKTNDVREDDDKGKHTTTVRQLFLLPNGGIFIDNPGIREIQLGDSSEGIDRTFSDIADLSNSCRFKDCTHHNEPHCAVRNAVQNGLITQERFDSYHKLMNEAAFQSEKAEIGLKRLEKKKYKGLSQTARKYREYTGK
- a CDS encoding class I SAM-dependent methyltransferase; translation: MQENDLSMKEIEDLGYYDFMSYLGVPYFHVGGLTSTERLAELCQVNKDSKVLMVGCGTGFSACFVAQRFGCSVVGVDIAEVSIRKAKERAKSLGLGERVEFRMGDAYDLPFEPDTFDVVITEFVAQFLDTNRAFREFVRVLKPGGMVGINEMYMDADIPPSIAEEILEAEHIFGEITQLPFSLPSPEEWKQWLEKAGLSDVQVHKNKISVSLKEFKLVTRTIGGFGEFARLFMSLMIGMARYTISSKTIRNRFRQLSKGKRILMRNRSTSKHVGYVLAVGRKV
- a CDS encoding DUF1622 domain-containing protein, whose product is MDTYTIVEFILRVIASLFTIVGSILITYGGLRSIYKVIMLEIFKKPYEYNGVRRDLTNKIIFGLEFYIAADILETVLAPTTEELILLGAVVGIRTVLGYFLGKETKEYQLD
- a CDS encoding GbsR/MarR family transcriptional regulator, which codes for MTDIEEKIIDIGHEIFRGYGVDDSTAQILSILNFESKEISMEELAQRTGYSLASISLKIKNIEHFWGIKRIHKPGSRKTYLHMEKNLLDAFAIQIRNGFETELNIAKEKITPLIEEYRDHVNTEEQKIKLQTYENYLLEINKFEELIHHIYDRIDQLKKKQV
- a CDS encoding DMT family transporter, which codes for MEWIYLLIAGIFETGWAVGLKYSDGLTKFYPVVFTVVTLILSMYLLEKALRTLPVGTAYAVWTGIGIIGTTVLGIFLFNESMNVTRLFFIGLIAVGIGGLKLVSA
- a CDS encoding DUF3303 domain-containing protein yields the protein MLFMDIITFDSKDINEVRERFENWEYPEGITIIGEWDDLSSCRHIVLYDVENSEAYAAGMFPWLDICRFDSFPVMASSDVAKFVSEHMGYNPVV
- a CDS encoding YggS family pyridoxal phosphate-dependent enzyme — encoded protein: MTVDENVKTILKELGRTKLVSVTKTIDPDRINESIKAGATIIGENRVQEFEDKCDEILPCERHLIGHLQTNKVKKAVQHFDVIQSVDSLKLIQDIDKKAKDIDKVQKVFLQINIGNEPQKFGFGSDEIGQVLTEIHSLKNVDVKGLMCIPPYVSPEQTRSYFKKMKALFDEMKQVDQDNIDIQELSMGMSNDYRIAIEEGATMVRVGSAIFGNRKY